Proteins co-encoded in one Hyla sarda isolate aHylSar1 chromosome 4, aHylSar1.hap1, whole genome shotgun sequence genomic window:
- the NDUFA5 gene encoding NADH dehydrogenase [ubiquinone] 1 alpha subcomplex subunit 5, protein MAGVLKKTTGLVGLAVAQNPHERLRILYTKILATLQAVPKDAAYRKYTEQIINDRFTAVKTVSNVETLEEKINCGHIEEVIVQAENELQLARKMLEWKPWEPLIEEPPANQWKWPI, encoded by the exons ACCACTGGCTTAGTGGGACTGGCTGTTGCGCAAAATCCACATGAA CGCTTGAGAATATTATATACAAAAATTCTTGCTACACTGCAGGCCGTTCCAAAGGATGCAGCATACCGGAAATACACAGAGCAAATCATAAATGACAGATTTACTGCTGTAAAAACT GTAAGCAATGTTGAAACACTAGAGGAGAAGATTAATTGTGGCCATATAGAGGAAGTAATCGTACAG GCAGAAAATGAACTGCAGCTGGCACGAAAAATGTTGGAGTGGAAGCCATGGGAGCCCCTTATTGAAGAACCTCCTGCAAATCAGTGGAAATGGCCGATCTAA